Within Pecten maximus chromosome 15, xPecMax1.1, whole genome shotgun sequence, the genomic segment GTTCTGACTGTCCTTGTAACATATCAACCTTACAATGGGTATGGGGCTGCAGTGGtgagtgattaaggtgtcccaaTACTTAATCCCTCCAACTCTGGGTTGCGTGTTCGAATCCTatgttgggcagttgccaggtactgaccataggccggtgttttttctccgggtactctggctttcctccacctcaaaaacctggcatgtccttaaatgaccctagcttaggatgttaaacaaaccaaaccaaaccaaacagaCCAAACCAATAGGTATGCCATGTTTGTCTTGATTATGCCATGTTTGTCTTGATTGCACTTTGCCAAGGTTTTGGTGATATTGACTTCAATAGTTTGAACTCGCGCTTGCTTTCCTAACTATACTTTCATATTATTGGAACTGGTTcataaatatttctttgattttgtttgaattGCCCGAAGGTTTAtcgtatatataatatatgttggATAGATCTTGTAAGTAAATTAATTTATTCATATCTGATGATAATTACAAGGACTGTTCTCTTTGATCAGGTAAGGAAATGAAGTCCTGTCCCTTTTATGGAACTCGGTATGGCATACCTCTGGCCGAAATTGTGGCATTACCGTATAACCTCCTTCTCCACAAAGCCACCAGGGAAGCGTGTGGCATCAAGCTGGAGGGCAACATTGTTCTGATTGATGAAGCTCACAACCTGCTGGAGACAATCAACAACATACACAGCGTAGAGGTTACTGGGTCTCAGTTACTGAGGGCCCACAGTCAACTCACACAGTACGAAGACAGGTCAGTTATCCgagattttgttttgaaaagcTTCCCCTTTTTAATGTCgtaattattttcatgttttaagcCTTACTTGCCAAAATTCAGAAAGTTGGGTATGCCATGGTGTCTTCTGGCATCCGTCTAGTATCAACTTTCTCATTCAAACATTTCCTCAATAACAGAGAGGCCAAGATGCCTTATAttaggcatgtagcatgcttggataaagggccgtcaaatttattcaaatgaatgaccttgacctacctttTAAGGTTACAttgttgaaatttgaaaaaaatctttaaacttcTAATTCATCCTAGAAATTGCAGTTAGTCAGCAAACCAATGTCCTTACAATTTATACTGTGCTATGTAAGCTATGGAATGTGTTTAATATAATATGAAACCAGTAGTGTTTGGATTTGGTTAGAAAAGTCATATTCGATTAATAATTTTAACATAAGTTACtaaaatttatcaattaattggATGGTCAATGTCAAATATCAAACATAGTTTTTATTTCTGTTACCTAATTGCATCATCACCATCTAGTATTCTTCAACATGACTAAAGAAAGGACAAATCACACTCTGACCTCATCATTACTAAGAAATATATTATTTGCAATAATCTAAAATTGATTTTACATTGGAATTCCTAATTTCTTAATATTTTACACAGAAGATTACCAATTAAAACTGAAAATCACGTGAACTGATGtcattaattgatatttaaacatttttaggatgacctatagtcatcatgcttcgtccgtcgtcgtgcgccgtccgccgtgcgtaaacttttcacatttcaaacttcttctcaagttccaccagtgctattgagctgaaacttgcctgaaatgatcctgagatgataccgaccaagtgttgttacttttcgggtcggtccgaaatccatgatggccgccatcttgaaaaacacattttaaacttcttctcaaattccaccagtgctattgagcggaaacttgcctgaaatgatcctgagatgatcccgaccaagtgttgttacttttcgggtcggtccgaaatccatgatggccgccatcttgaaaaacacattttaaacttcttctcaagttccaccagtgctgttgggctgaaacttaacagaaatgatcctgagatgatccccaccaagtgttgttatttttcgggtcgatccgaaatccaagatggccgccatcttgaaaaacacattttaaacttcttctcaagttccaccagtgctgatgggctgaaacttgccagaaatgatcctgagatgatccccaccaaatgttgttatttttcgggccgatccgaaatccaagatggctgccatagccgccgtcttgaaaaacacattttaaacttcttctcaagttccaccagtgctattgagctgaaacttgcctgaaatgatcctgatatgatcccgaccaattgttgttatttttcgggtcggtccgaaatccaagatggccgccataaccaccatcttgaaaaacacattttaaacttcttctcaagttccaccagtactgtttggctgaaacttgcctgaaatgttcctgagatgagtccgaccaagtgttgttattttttggattggtctgaaatccaagatggccgccatgtccccatcttgaaaaacacattttaaacttcttctccagttgcattggtgccattgagctggaaatggtgAGGATGTCGAGGAAGGCGAGCCAtgttgtgttgttatttttttggcctcgtaaaaactttgacatggcagcaatggcggccattttgtaacatgattacgcaatcacggttttcctgaacaacacctttcaaacttcttctcaaattccaccggtgggattcagctctaacttaccagaaatgatcctgagatggtccttaccaattgttatttatcgggtcggtcagaaatccaagatggccaccatggcagccatcttgaaaaacattttttaaacttcttctccagttccactggtgccattgagctggaaattggtgaggatgttaaggaaggagggccaacaaagtgttgttattttttcggcctcgtaaaaactttgacatggcagcaatggcggccattttgtaacatgattgcgcaatcatggtttttctgaacaacacctatttcaaccttcttctcaaattccaccggtgggattcagctctaacttaccagatattatccttagatgttccagaccaagtgttgttatttattgggtcggtcagaaatccaagatggccaccatggccaacagtgccactataaATTATACttgctagagagaatacatactacaataatataagggttttaatttagagtcggatgaccgttaaggcccctgggcctcttgttcctgaacaacacccatttcaaacttcttctcaaattccaccagtgggattcagccctaacttaccagaattgatcctgagatggtccttaccaagtgttgttatttatcgggtcgaccagaaatccaagatggccgccatggcagccatcttgaaaaaacattttaaacttcttcttcagttccactggtgccattgagttcgaaattggtgaggattttaaggaaggagggccaacaaagtgttgttatttaccatggccaacagtgccactatatacttgctacagagaatacatactacaataatataaggtttttaatttagagttaGATGACagttaaggcccctgggcctcttgtttggatATTTTAATCAAGTTGTCGAATATCAACAAAGAAGTCgtcagattttattttttttttcaattaattattttttttttattgttacagGTACCGATCACGTCTGAAGGCAAAGAACCTGATGTACATCAGACAGATCTTGTTTGTACTGTCATGCCTGCTGAGAAGTATAGGTGGAAAGGCAGGAACACCTGGGGAGAAACAGTTCACTGGCCGAGCAGAAACCAAGATGTGTACCGCCAACAACTTTCTGTTCCAGGCAAAACTTGATAATTTGAACCTTTTCAAAATACTACAGTATTGTAAGAAAAGCATGATCTCTAGAAAACTGAATGGCTTTGCAGAGAAATATTCAAATGCAGAGATTGCTCCAAAAGAGGAGACAAAAGTCACAGGAAATGCTGGGGTGTTAAATTTCCTCCGTGAAATAACCAAACCAGAAAGTTCTCAGGAGGCATCGCCAACTGTAACACCCGAGTTGAAATCTGTAGAAAATGTGGTGTTGAGATCACCCCTGATGCATATTGAAGGGTTTCTCCAGGCGCTTACTAATGCAGACTCAGATGGACGGATTGTCGTGACAAAACAGACAATGCTGAGTCAATCTAGCATGAAGTATTTACTTCTCAACCCTGCTGTTCATTTCTCTGATGTTTTAAGTGCGGCACGATCAGTAATTGTTGCTGGAGGTACTATGCAGCCAATATCAGAATTCAAAGACCAGCTTTTTCATTCAGCTGGTGTGCATCCTACTCGGTTGCTTGAGTACTCCTGTGGTCATGTGATCCCCGAGGACAATCTCCTCGCGCTGTCACTTGGATCAGGACCCAGTGGATATCATCTCGACTTCACCTACCAATCAAGGGAGAGTAGAAAACTGTTAGATGAGCTTGGTATGTTGATACAGAACGTGTGTCAAGTTGTTCCGGGCGGAGTCATCTGTTTTTTCCCCTCCTACGATTACCTCAAACTTGTTTATAGCCAGTGGGATGAAACGGGTTTCACACAACGAATTGCCCGTAAGAAACGAGTATTTCAGGAACCTCGGAAATCTGGTCAAGTTGATCAAGTTCTAGCTGAATTTTCAACTTGCATTAAGAATAGTTCGGTTGCTGCTACAGGAGCCACAAACAGTCTGACAGGGGCCCTACTGTTCTGTGTTGTAGGAGGGAAAATGAGCGAAGGAATAAACTTTTCCGATGAACTTGGAAGATGTGTAATAATGGTCGGATTGCCCTATCCAAACATTAACTCTCCAGAACTCAAAGAGAAAATGAATTACTTGAATGCAAACTTCAAGGCAGGGGAGGATGGTCGTCAGCCAGGACAGGTTCACTACGAGAACTTGTGTATGAAAGCTGTTAACCAGTCTATTGGAAGAGCCATCCGACACAAAGGGGATTACTCATCTATTTTACTGCTAGACAAACGGTACAGTCGGAAAAACGTGACTGGGAAACTGCCAACTTGGATTGGAAAAAGTCTGCAAAACATGGACAAATTTGGTCAAGCAATGTCAAGACTGTCTAAATTTTTTGCCTCCAAGAAAGCATCCCTGGACTAGTGGAATGGTATTTCGGATTTGGCTGAAAGGATTCTTCTGCAGTGACACTGCAACTTAAGTCTGTCAAACACTAATTGTCCGATACGATTCTGTATTAAGggattttgtgtttttttaatctACATTGATCGTTGGTTAGCTATCCTTATGTAAACAATCATTGTTGTtgctttttcttgaaaaattcCAGAAGgaatttttcttcaaatttcatatgtatgtaaGCGTTCCTTGGTCCTTTGTTGCCATGTGCAATTTGAGACTGATGCAAGTAGGTACCGTAAGGAAAATGTAGGACAGGTGGTCATATTAAGTCATCTGACTAactttgttattgctatttctcagaatgtactgaatagATTTTTGCCTGTTACCACTGGTCTCTTACTAGTAGtttttcatattaattttgAGATCGATCAGAAGACCAAATGGCAGACAGtcagccatcttcgattttaaaatttttctcagaaagtttcAAGTCAGATTTCATTTGAAGGTTCCCATTGGTCGTTTATTGCAAGCTTCGTTTCATCTGATATGATGATTTTCATCTTGATTTCAAGactgatataaaaacaaaatggaggATAGCTATgaaggtggccatcttggatttcattAGTTGTTATCAATTTTTCTCATATCTATcttacatttgtttgtttgtttgtttttgtttaatgtcctattaacagccagggtcatttaaggacgtgccaggttttgtaTCTATCTATCTTATATGGTTATCTatcttacatgtacattgtacccgACTAGATAAGCCAATGGTGGTTACTAAAATCCCTCCGGTTTTTATTCCAAGGACACgattaaatataaaaaagacAAACGATGGCACCTTGATAATAACATGAAGGATGATGTTTCATTAGATTACCAGTACCAGAAGGATTTTTCTCAAAGCAAAATTTCATAGGGAGGTCTTTGGTTTTGAGACTGACAATTCAGTTATTTCAAGCTGTGTAAATGGACTCACAAGTTGTTTTTGGCTAGGTACACATGTTCTTAAAACCTTTAATAGTTAGCCATACTGAACAGGCTGCTTAACACATGCCCACTCTTCTATAGAAATGTGTGACAATTTTTTACCTCAGATGACAAATATTTCACGAGAAGTAATCAAGGATCTTTTTTCCAATTTCATATTAAAtagttattagctcacctggtccaaaggaccaaggtgagcttatgccataccgtggcgtccgtccgtccgtctgtcaacaattgacttatttgacttcttcttaataaccgctgatcagaatttgaacaaatttggtcagaagcatccctatggataggggactcaaaattgtacaaatgatggggctgaccctctGGGGCgtggccaaaaggggtcaatttggcgctattgatataaacgacttcttctctgacgccaagcaatggctattgctcatatttgcctggtagcatcactatggggtggggattcaaaattttataaataatggggctgaagggcggggccaaaaggggtcagttttacagaattgatataccaggtaaacaacttctgctctgaaactaagcaatggatatcactcatatttgcctggtagcatccttatggggtggggatttaaaactgtacaaatggtggggctgactcgccatgggcctgaggggcggggccaaaattggtcaatttctttaaacaacttctctgaaacttatcaatggatattactcacatttgtatggtagcatggttatggggtggggattcaaaattgtacaaatgttggggttgacccgggcCAAAAGGGGGCTGAGgagtggggccaaaaggggtcaatttggctaaatttatgtaaacaacttattctctgaaacttagcaatggtttgactggtagcatcctattggggtagggattcaaaattttataaaggaatgaactgaccccccagggggcagagggcagggtcaaaaggggtcaattggtctaaacaagttctctgaaactaagcaatggatgccactcacatttgtgtggtagcatccctatggggccacgccaaaagtcaatttcatttgatggattaatgcactttttggcatttttagtattaaaataaaaccaatgtacatgtacccatattaaaggcttatgatatatattgacattgcAATACCAACGACAAATATACttagcatcattcttgtttcatatctcatgaaaccaggtgagcaagGGCCTCTTGTAtacattcaattttgaaatttattgatGTAAGCAAAATGGCAAAAAGATTGCCATGTTGGATTTAGTCTTTAGATAGCTTTTAGTTTTATTTAGTGACTCTTTCTCATATTTTCATGAGTACACACACGGTAGTTTCTTTGAAACTTTTCATTTGTGAACAATGTCTGCTAAGTTTCAAAACTGACCATAAACATAATATGGCCAAACAGATGACCACATTCTGAAATGTCATGGTCCACTTGGTCCTCAGTTGTGCATGGTAGTCTTTGCAAAGATcacttatttcatatttaatacaTCAAGCCCATTGTGAAATCCTCATGTACACTTCTCCCTCTTATTCAACAATTCTTTCTCCACACTGACTTTCTTTTTacttttctttaatttcttcTATCCCTcattctttcataaatacagtacatacaattttttttaaattatcttCAATATACTGTTGAATTTTAACTAATTATGGAGAATGGAAGGATTGTATGGATGAATTGAATTGTTAATTATTATGTACTgttgaaaaatcttcaaaattaaaaacaaaaaacacaatagCTGGTTGGTGTCCATCTTGGAATTTTGACTCTCTATGTCATTGGTGTTAAGATAATTTTTTACAGttttaaattaacaattttgagaCTGTTGTggaaaacaaaattgacaacTGGTGGCTATCATATGCTATTTTGTTATAGTTactcagaaaaaaaaatccagaattTTATTTGTAGGTTCTTTGTTGCGTTCGTTCATCTTCGTGGCTGTTCTGAACAACAGTACTCTCAAACACAGAACAAAACTTTATGGGAAAACGAAAAAAATGCAGAAAAGATCGACCTTCTATATATGTAACCAATAAAGAACACTGGGATATCGTATATTATGCTTTTGTTTATTCTTCCAACTCGTCTGATTCCATCAGGTCAGCAAAATTTCGTTTAACATCTGGAACCGCCAggtatttcaatttatttatcaGAATTGTTTTGAAGCGAAATCAAACAgaataattttcaaacaatatagaatatatcaACTCGGTTTGTTCAGATGTGAAGATAAAACTTCACAATTTTCTTCCTTTCGTTATTTGGTTTCCTTTAAGATTTGATTACATTTCAAATTAGATAAAAGCCAACTGcgcaaataaacacagatttttGCGGTACCATGAAAATGTTTGTGTGTCAACCTAATTGTTTTAAGTCGGAGTTGCCACGCTAGTCACAGATTTTGGTAACGCAtttacaaagttttttttttgccaggtactgaccgtaggccggtggtttttctccctATACTCCAGCTTTCCACCACCTcataaacctggcacgtcctaaatgaccctggctgttaataggacgttaaacaaaaacaaagcaaaaaagtGTCCTGTACTCTTTAAAAGTGTTGGACATCTAGTGCTTTGTGTGATTTTTTGGGGTGATATAATATTACCTGTAGTACTGTACAGGCAAGTGGGAAATTAATATTGTGGACTTTCGCATTGGAATGACATCTTGTTTACTTCTATAACATTCCATTACCAACCTAACAACATGCACATGTTAGAATAACACGTGTACAAACTGAAGCAATGGCAGTTATGGTATCCAAACTGACGAGACTGTTTTCTTCACAAGTTTATCGCAGTATTCATTGGTGACTGACCTTTCTCTTTGCAGTATGGCGTATCGTTATCTATATGTAAGTACTGTGTTTTGTGTAATGGGGatattgtaattaaattatttcttttgttcTTGGATCGTCTATGTCATAAGCTTTTAGAGTAATACATTTTAACCGATTAAGTATGAAGACTTTTATTGGATTTCATTCCTACTACTACTGAcattcaaaatctaaaaaaaaaaaaaaaaaaaaagaaaaaaaaacactaatttgtatacatgtattcattttgaaaaaaatctgtaaattttcGAACAGATAATGctttcttgaaggcaacgataaaaactttaccTTGTACAAACAATCCTCAGGACcgtgtcggtcgtctgcactagcctggtaagtcaatatttatatcttaatacgaaattttgctgAACTGCATCACATGGATTCGATACgttgatgattatttttgaagttgattgatttcataatgagaacgagacagaaacacaacatggatGAGAATGCGTGGTTTTAACGTAGGTACGAATGAGGAAACACCGTATAACATCAAACGACACTGGCATCTGTTGTCGACAAATTATCAGCATATAGGGTTCGCTTTAGATACACATTCTATCGGATTcgaaaagttaaaaacctgtcaattatgaaggaaaaaaaaaaaaaaaaaaagtgaatacCTTTttagcttatgtcatggcgcgtcgtccgtcgtccgtcaacatttgcttcaaatccctactagtcaaaaagttcttattggattttgaccaaatttggccagaaatatccttggcagaaggggaacagattttgcattaatggtgactctgacccccgaggggccaaaagggtggggcccaataggggaaatagaggtaattcctttaaatcgctactagtcataaagttacaaatggatttgaacccaatttggtcagaaagatccttgggggaagggcaacagattttgcataaatggtgactctgaccccggaggggccaaagaggcggggcccaataggggaaatagaggtaattcctttgaataactacttgtcataaagttatgaatggatttgaacccaattaagtcagaaagatccttgggggaagggggagattttgcatatatgttgactctgaccccggaggggccaaaggggcggggccctataggggaaatagaggtaattcctttaaatcgctacttgtcattaagttacgaatggatttgaacccaatttagtcagaaagatccttgggggaaggggaacagattttgcataaatggtgactgaccccggagaggccaaaggggcgggacccaataggggaaatagaggtaattcctttgaatcgctactagtcataaagtgatgaatggatttgaacccaatttggtcagaaacatccttggggaaagggaaacacattttgcataaatggtgactctgacccccgaggggccaaaagggtggggcccaataggggaaatagaggtaattcctttaaatcgctactggttatcaagtgatgaatgcatgcatgttctaaaaacaattcttgaggtctttcagacctttagagagtctggacttcattaatcttttaagcagttcggattcccacactataaccatatttagcattgttagagatttacaaataaaacaaattcaatatgaacattattttgacatttggtccaatccaaccaggtgagcgatacaggccccatgggcctcttgtttttaaattatCTTCAATATACTGTTGAATTTTAACTAATTATGGAGAATGGAAGGATTGTATGGATGAATTGAATTGTTAACTATTATGTACTgttgaaaaatcttcaaaaattaaaaacaaaaaacaaaaaaaccaaaaaaaacccacaataGCTGGTTGGTGTCCATCTTGGAATTTTGACTCTCTATGTCATTGGTGTTAAGATAATTTTTTACAGACTCCAGttttaaattaacaattttgagaCTGTTGTggaaaacaaaattgacaacCGGTGGCTATCATATGGTATTTTGTTATAGTTGTTactcagaaaaaaaaatccagcaTTTTATTTGTAGGTTCTTTGTTGCGTTCGTTCATCTTCGTGGCTGTTCTGAACAACAGTACTCTCAAACACAGAACAAAACTTTATGGGAAAACGAAAAAAATGCAGAAAAGATCGACCTTCTATATATGTAACCAATAAAGAACACTGGGATATCGTATATTATGCTTTTGTTTATTCTTCCAACTCGTCTGATTCCATCAGGTCAGCAAAATTTCGTTTAACATCCGGAACCGCCAggtatttcaatttatttatcaGAATTGTTTTGAAGCGAAATCAAACAgaataattttcaaacaatatagaatatatcaACTCGGTTTGTTCAGATGTGAAGATAAAACTTCACAATTTTCTTCCTTTCGTTATTTGGTTTCCTTTAAGATTTGATTACATTTCAAATTAGATAAAAGCCAACTGcgcaaataaacacagatttttGCGGTACCATGAAAATGTTTGTGTGTCAACCTAATTGTTTTAAGTCGGAGTTGCCACGCTAGTCACAGATTTTGGTAACGCATTTACAAAGTTTGTCCTGGGGCCGcggttgcgagttcgaatcctacgtggggcagttgccaggtactgaccgtaggccggtggtttttctccctatactccggctttcctccacctcataaacctggcacgtcctaaatgaccctggctgttaataggacgttaaacaaaaacaaagcaaaaaagtGTCCTGTACTCTTTAAAAGTGTTGGACATCTAGTgctttttttgtgattttttgggGTGATATAATATTACCTGTAGTACTGTACAGGCAAGTG encodes:
- the LOC117343923 gene encoding ATP-dependent DNA helicase DDX11-like, translating into MDDFDDEGDDVLASLFYNDVLPNQNEHSANDVCSKPKDQNLPVYTEVKIPDSFPFPFEPYNIQKNFMADLYQCLEQGKIGIFESPTGTGKSLSLICGALKWLKDLQEKQRKELEALTTDNKENTVTDKVDNTELDWVTEFVQKKEKEEKLKKVISEHELLKKQESKVKERKSSFRGKVKKRKKMEDEFDELIKGAAREIQEAFNSEIDKVTSDVGVDGHTVNLDEDLIVQDYNSDDEKHDEKSDEEEEECHITKIYYCSRTHSQLSQFVREVVKSPYGDDTRVVSLGSRQNLCINESVKKLKSISLINDACLDMQKSKSEKREETGEAKTKRRKKRTEKCPYYRQEGMNELKEELLLEVKDMEQIVAKGKEMKSCPFYGTRYGIPLAEIVALPYNLLLHKATREACGIKLEGNIVLIDEAHNLLETINNIHSVEVTGSQLLRAHSQLTQYEDRYRSRLKAKNLMYIRQILFVLSCLLRSIGGKAGTPGEKQFTGRAETKMCTANNFLFQAKLDNLNLFKILQYCKKSMISRKLNGFAEKYSNAEIAPKEETKVTGNAGVLNFLREITKPESSQEASPTVTPELKSVENVVLRSPLMHIEGFLQALTNADSDGRIVVTKQTMLSQSSMKYLLLNPAVHFSDVLSAARSVIVAGGTMQPISEFKDQLFHSAGVHPTRLLEYSCGHVIPEDNLLALSLGSGPSGYHLDFTYQSRESRKLLDELGMLIQNVCQVVPGGVICFFPSYDYLKLVYSQWDETGFTQRIARKKRVFQEPRKSGQVDQVLAEFSTCIKNSSVAATGATNSLTGALLFCVVGGKMSEGINFSDELGRCVIMVGLPYPNINSPELKEKMNYLNANFKAGEDGRQPGQVHYENLCMKAVNQSIGRAIRHKGDYSSILLLDKRYSRKNVTGKLPTWIGKSLQNMDKFGQAMSRLSKFFASKKASLD